Proteins co-encoded in one Coprobacter tertius genomic window:
- a CDS encoding RNA polymerase sigma factor, with the protein MTSILFFKENILSLKQKLFRKAFYMTFSEKDAEDIVQDVMMRMWDIRANWSMIDNFEHYCMTLVRNFTIDRMRSLQNRYKTEEIRLDAQDKSPSPEDRIEQKETERMVQKIIRKLPEIQQEVIRLREFEELSYKQISEQMHISEDQVKVTLYRARKKIKEMYEKFNQNERPRHKNTH; encoded by the coding sequence ATGACAAGCATCCTATTTTTCAAAGAAAATATTCTTTCATTAAAACAGAAGCTTTTCAGAAAGGCATTTTATATGACTTTTTCTGAGAAAGATGCCGAAGATATCGTTCAGGATGTAATGATGCGTATGTGGGATATTAGAGCAAATTGGTCGATGATAGATAATTTCGAGCACTATTGCATGACCCTCGTTCGTAATTTTACCATAGACCGTATGCGCTCTTTGCAAAACAGATATAAAACAGAAGAAATAAGACTTGATGCCCAAGACAAAAGCCCTTCTCCGGAAGACCGAATAGAACAAAAAGAAACAGAACGAATGGTTCAGAAAATTATCAGGAAATTACCGGAAATCCAGCAAGAAGTTATCCGGTTACGTGAATTCGAAGAGCTTTCATATAAGCAAATATCAGAACAAATGCATATTTCAGAAGATCAGGTAAAAGTAACGTTATATAGAGCTCGTAAAAAAATAAAAGAAATGTACGAAAAATTCAATCAGAATGAACGACCAAGACATAAAAATACTCATTAA
- the metH gene encoding methionine synthase — protein sequence MKIEEIIRNRILILDGAMGTMIQKYNLTENDYRGSLFSDIPAQLKGNNDLLCLTRPQIIREIHEKYLLAGADIIETNTFNATSVSMADYGMQPYVTEINKAAARIAREIADEYTGRDPLKPRFVAGSVGPTNKTCSMSPDVNNPAYRTLTYDELASAYTEQIVALLEGKIDLLLIETIFDTLNAKAALYAADVAMRSTGIQVPVMLSVTLADSGGRTLSGQTLEAFIASVQHFGVFSIGLNCSFGAKDMKPYLKQLSAMAPCYVSAYPNAGLPNRFGQYDETPEKMAGQIKEYIDERLVNIIGGCCGTTPDHIACYSSLIERAEIRMPALPPDCLWLSGLERLEVKPENNFVNVGERCNVAGSRKFLRLINEKKYEEALEIARSQVENGAQVIDINMDDAMLDAKAEMVNFLNLIASEPEITRVPVMIDSSKWEVIEAGLKCVQGKPIVNSISLKEGEAVFLEHALSVKRLGAAVVVMAFDEKGQADTFARKIEVCHRAYNLLTKRIGFDPQDIIFDPNVLAIATGIDEHVNYAVDFIEATAWIKKNLPGAKVSGGVSNLSFSFRGNNYIREAMHSVFLYHAIRNGMDMGIVNPSTAITYDDIPADVLEIVEDVVLNRRSDATERIIELADRLKGETDKTAKKEKKDERAGMTLDERLEYALIKGHSDGLEIDLEEAMKVYGKAVKIIDGPLMSGMNKVGELFGAGKMFLPQVVKTARTMKRAVAILQPYIEAEKDASASSKAGKYLLATVKGDVHDIGKNIVGVVLSCNNYDVIDLGVMVPTEKIVETAIREKVDYVGLSGLITPSLEEMCNVADEMERAGLHVPLMIGGATTSKLHTAVKIAPRYSGPVIHVKDASQNPLVASQLASEKTRRFYLDKLKEEQDRLRRTVEDPVKLIPLSEACNKAIVIDWQAYTPVKPPVPGKVFHLKFSVQEVRKYINWIYFFNVWRINGKFTSVSGIDACEHCKVNWLASFPEEDRAKAAEAMQLYKEANRLLDKLEIDEYVAMEAVYGIFEAVSKDSVISLRGTDGREVIIPCLRQQIEKKNTEAAYYSLADFVRPSEKGESDYVGAFAVTSGQAVEERISYYNKQGDSYNALLLQSLSDRLSEAATELLHYKVRKELWGYTPDEEGDPAELLKEHYQGIRPAIAYPSLPDQSLSFELGKLIPYSQIGVSLTENGAMSPASTVSGLMIAHPQSVYFHIGKIDEEQRKWYAGHRRMTVEESLKWLSV from the coding sequence ATGAAAATAGAAGAAATTATCAGAAATCGTATCTTAATCCTCGATGGGGCAATGGGTACGATGATTCAGAAATATAATCTTACCGAGAACGATTACCGAGGATCGCTTTTTTCTGACATTCCGGCTCAGCTAAAAGGCAATAACGATTTATTGTGTCTTACACGTCCTCAAATAATACGGGAAATACATGAAAAATATCTTCTGGCGGGGGCTGATATTATCGAGACGAATACCTTCAACGCGACATCTGTTTCGATGGCCGATTACGGAATGCAACCTTATGTTACCGAAATAAATAAGGCTGCCGCTCGAATTGCCCGTGAAATTGCGGATGAATATACGGGACGAGATCCTTTAAAACCTCGTTTTGTGGCGGGGTCGGTAGGGCCTACCAATAAGACTTGTTCTATGTCACCTGATGTAAATAATCCTGCGTACAGGACTTTGACTTATGATGAATTGGCTTCTGCTTATACTGAACAAATTGTCGCCCTTTTAGAGGGAAAGATCGATTTGTTGCTGATTGAAACTATTTTCGACACATTAAATGCCAAAGCGGCTCTATATGCTGCCGATGTTGCCATGAGGTCGACAGGTATTCAGGTTCCGGTTATGTTATCGGTAACGTTGGCCGATTCGGGCGGTCGTACACTTTCTGGCCAAACTCTCGAAGCTTTTATAGCTTCGGTGCAGCATTTCGGTGTATTCTCTATCGGTCTTAATTGTTCTTTCGGTGCTAAAGATATGAAACCTTATCTGAAACAGCTCTCGGCTATGGCTCCGTGTTACGTAAGCGCATATCCTAATGCGGGTCTTCCTAACCGATTCGGACAATACGATGAGACTCCTGAAAAAATGGCGGGTCAAATAAAAGAATATATCGACGAGCGTCTGGTAAATATTATCGGGGGGTGTTGTGGTACTACGCCCGATCATATTGCATGTTATTCGTCTTTGATAGAAAGGGCGGAGATACGTATGCCGGCTCTACCTCCCGATTGTTTATGGTTATCGGGGCTGGAAAGGTTGGAAGTAAAACCTGAAAATAATTTTGTAAATGTAGGAGAGCGGTGCAATGTGGCGGGATCTCGTAAATTTTTACGTCTGATTAACGAGAAAAAGTATGAGGAAGCTCTGGAGATTGCCCGTTCACAGGTTGAGAACGGGGCGCAGGTGATCGATATAAATATGGATGATGCCATGCTCGATGCCAAGGCAGAAATGGTTAATTTTTTGAATCTGATTGCTTCTGAGCCCGAAATTACAAGGGTACCGGTCATGATCGATTCTTCTAAATGGGAAGTGATCGAGGCTGGATTAAAATGTGTGCAAGGAAAGCCGATTGTGAATTCTATTAGCCTGAAAGAAGGGGAAGCCGTATTCCTCGAACATGCTTTGTCTGTAAAACGTTTGGGTGCAGCGGTCGTTGTAATGGCTTTCGATGAAAAAGGACAGGCTGATACTTTTGCTCGTAAAATTGAAGTGTGTCACCGGGCGTATAACCTGCTTACTAAAAGGATTGGTTTCGATCCGCAGGATATTATTTTCGATCCGAATGTATTGGCTATAGCGACGGGTATAGATGAACATGTGAATTATGCCGTAGATTTTATCGAAGCTACTGCTTGGATAAAAAAGAATCTGCCGGGAGCGAAAGTGAGCGGTGGAGTTAGTAATCTTTCATTTTCATTCAGGGGCAATAATTACATACGAGAAGCGATGCATTCTGTTTTTTTGTATCATGCTATACGTAATGGTATGGATATGGGTATTGTTAATCCTTCTACTGCAATAACGTATGACGATATTCCGGCCGATGTATTGGAAATTGTTGAAGATGTCGTTCTTAACAGGCGTTCTGATGCTACCGAAAGGATTATAGAATTGGCCGATAGATTAAAAGGTGAAACCGATAAAACTGCGAAAAAAGAAAAAAAAGACGAACGTGCCGGAATGACTCTCGATGAACGTTTGGAATATGCTTTGATTAAGGGGCATTCGGATGGCCTTGAAATAGATCTCGAAGAGGCGATGAAGGTGTACGGAAAAGCGGTTAAGATTATCGACGGGCCTTTAATGAGCGGTATGAATAAGGTTGGAGAGTTATTTGGGGCGGGAAAAATGTTCTTACCTCAGGTTGTGAAGACTGCTCGTACGATGAAACGCGCGGTTGCGATATTGCAGCCTTATATCGAAGCTGAAAAAGATGCATCTGCATCGTCTAAAGCCGGTAAGTATTTACTCGCTACGGTAAAAGGCGATGTTCATGATATTGGTAAAAATATTGTCGGTGTCGTACTCTCATGTAATAATTACGATGTTATCGATTTAGGAGTTATGGTTCCTACCGAGAAGATTGTGGAAACAGCTATACGTGAGAAAGTCGACTATGTGGGATTAAGCGGACTTATTACTCCTTCTCTCGAGGAAATGTGTAATGTCGCCGACGAGATGGAAAGAGCTGGTTTGCATGTACCTCTTATGATCGGAGGGGCTACTACATCTAAATTACATACGGCGGTTAAAATCGCTCCCCGTTATAGCGGACCGGTTATTCATGTAAAAGATGCATCGCAGAATCCTTTGGTAGCGTCTCAATTAGCCAGTGAAAAAACTCGTCGGTTTTATCTTGATAAACTTAAGGAAGAGCAGGATCGGTTAAGACGTACGGTAGAGGATCCTGTGAAACTTATTCCTTTATCGGAAGCTTGTAATAAAGCGATAGTAATTGATTGGCAGGCATATACTCCGGTAAAACCGCCGGTTCCCGGAAAAGTTTTTCATCTGAAATTTTCGGTACAAGAAGTTCGAAAATATATTAACTGGATATATTTTTTTAATGTATGGCGTATAAACGGAAAATTTACATCTGTTTCGGGAATCGACGCTTGTGAACATTGTAAAGTAAATTGGTTGGCATCTTTTCCTGAGGAAGATCGTGCGAAAGCTGCCGAAGCCATGCAGTTATATAAAGAGGCTAATCGTTTACTCGATAAACTCGAGATAGATGAATATGTTGCTATGGAAGCTGTATACGGAATTTTTGAAGCGGTTTCGAAAGATAGTGTGATTTCATTGAGAGGGACGGATGGGAGAGAAGTAATTATCCCATGTCTCAGACAACAGATTGAAAAGAAAAATACAGAGGCTGCGTATTACTCATTAGCCGATTTTGTCAGGCCGTCGGAGAAGGGAGAATCGGACTATGTCGGTGCTTTTGCAGTAACGTCAGGGCAGGCGGTTGAAGAACGCATAAGCTATTATAATAAACAAGGTGACAGTTATAATGCCTTGTTGTTGCAATCTTTATCAGATCGTTTATCCGAGGCTGCGACAGAATTGTTGCATTATAAGGTGAGAAAAGAATTGTGGGGGTATACACCGGATGAAGAGGGAGATCCTGCCGAATTATTAAAAGAGCATTATCAGGGGATACGGCCGGCAATTGCCTATCCTTCATTACCTGATCAGTCGTTAAGTTTCGAGTTGGGAAAGCTGATTCCCTATTCTCAGATAGGCGTATCTCTTACCGAAAACGGAGCGATGTCTCCGGCTTCAACAGTATCGGGATTAATGATTGCTCATCCGCAATCGGTTTATTTTCATATCGGTAAAATCGATGAAGAACAGCGTAAATGGTATGCGGGGCATCGCAGAATGACGGTAGAAGAATCCCTTAAATGGTTATCTGTGTGA
- a CDS encoding TlpA family protein disulfide reductase: MSSKWYLWAFLFIVPVNLSAGELTDRIISQLEQLKSYKGNASFEVTLPMTDEDVHYDLLLAGMVVPDDSLSSYKYYIEIESDTHPSVSGNFLAYFYGNYYNFSNGRLREYHAVENVSPFQIRYSGNYEIPGVHQSGIFPGELPFEILTQLKKLKDNPEVTIIEYPDTLVEGIRSNALTVEEWGKGELLRSALYAFDKKTGLPVYKEIENNPGHLGSQTITTYYKESEAGYRFPPDYFTEDRLLRDKNQAMTLYRESNFKVHSLKGRELPSFSLPYLRREGRLSSEDIKGIKTVLLFLDTQGSFCTEALHSIDVLDQGGSCQYVVIMKEPASDILKQWLIERNFSGMVLSNGNAIAGKLGITGYPVLIVTDEQGIVKEVSTGYDPEWAFKIRKALNI, from the coding sequence ATGAGTAGTAAATGGTATTTATGGGCATTTTTGTTCATCGTTCCTGTTAATTTATCGGCTGGTGAACTTACCGATCGGATTATTTCACAATTAGAACAGTTAAAGTCATATAAAGGAAATGCATCTTTCGAAGTGACATTGCCAATGACAGATGAAGATGTGCATTATGATTTATTATTGGCTGGAATGGTCGTACCTGACGATTCTTTATCTTCTTATAAATATTATATCGAAATAGAATCGGATACACATCCTTCGGTATCTGGTAATTTTTTGGCTTATTTTTATGGCAATTATTATAATTTCTCTAATGGTCGTTTGCGTGAATATCACGCTGTGGAGAATGTTTCTCCTTTTCAAATACGCTATTCGGGCAATTATGAAATTCCCGGAGTACACCAATCGGGAATTTTTCCGGGAGAACTTCCTTTTGAAATACTTACACAATTGAAGAAATTAAAAGATAATCCGGAGGTAACTATTATAGAATATCCTGATACTTTGGTAGAAGGTATTCGTTCAAATGCACTCACTGTCGAGGAATGGGGGAAAGGAGAATTATTGAGGTCGGCCCTTTATGCTTTTGATAAAAAAACGGGATTACCTGTATATAAAGAGATAGAAAATAATCCGGGACATTTAGGATCTCAAACCATAACGACTTATTATAAAGAATCGGAAGCCGGCTATCGGTTTCCACCCGATTATTTTACCGAAGATCGGCTTTTGCGGGATAAAAATCAGGCGATGACTTTATATCGTGAAAGTAATTTTAAAGTACATAGTCTGAAGGGGCGTGAGTTGCCTTCGTTTTCACTTCCGTATTTAAGGCGTGAAGGCAGGCTTTCATCCGAAGATATAAAGGGTATAAAGACTGTTTTATTATTTCTCGATACACAAGGTAGTTTTTGTACAGAAGCTCTACACTCTATCGATGTGTTAGATCAGGGCGGTTCTTGCCAGTATGTGGTGATTATGAAAGAACCTGCATCGGATATATTGAAACAATGGTTGATCGAAAGAAATTTTTCCGGAATGGTTTTGAGCAATGGAAATGCAATTGCAGGTAAGTTGGGTATAACAGGTTATCCGGTGCTTATCGTTACCGACGAACAGGGTATTGTGAAAGAGGTGAGTACAGGGTATGATCCCGAATGGGCATTTAAAATAAGAAAAGCCTTGAATATCTGA